In Streptomyces nodosus, one DNA window encodes the following:
- a CDS encoding TerD family protein, which translates to MAVSLSKGGNVSLSKEAPGLTAVTVGLGWDVRTTTGTDFDLDASAIAVNTQGQVYSDQHFVFFNNKQTPDNTIVHTGDNRTGEGDGDDEAINVNLAGLPADVDKVVFPVSIYDAESRSQNFGQVRNAYIRVLNQAGGQEIARYDLSEDAATETAMVFGELYRNGAEWKFRAVGQGYASGLVGIAQDYGVNV; encoded by the coding sequence ATGGCTGTAAGCCTGTCCAAGGGCGGCAACGTCTCGCTCAGCAAGGAGGCTCCGGGCCTGACCGCCGTCACCGTGGGCCTCGGCTGGGACGTCCGCACCACCACCGGCACGGACTTCGACCTGGATGCCTCCGCGATCGCGGTCAACACCCAGGGCCAGGTCTACTCCGACCAGCACTTCGTCTTCTTCAACAACAAGCAGACCCCGGACAACACGATCGTCCACACGGGTGACAACCGCACGGGTGAGGGCGACGGCGACGACGAGGCCATCAACGTCAACCTCGCGGGGCTGCCGGCCGACGTCGACAAGGTCGTCTTCCCCGTCTCCATCTACGACGCCGAGTCCCGCTCGCAGAACTTCGGGCAGGTGCGCAACGCCTACATCCGCGTGCTCAACCAGGCCGGCGGCCAGGAGATCGCGCGCTACGACCTCTCGGAGGACGCGGCCACCGAGACCGCCATGGTCTTCGGCGAGCTGTACCGCAACGGCGCGGAGTGGAAGTTCCGCGCCGTCGGCCAGGGCTACGCCTCGGGCCTGGTCGGCATCGCCCAGGACTACGGCGTCAACGTCTGA
- a CDS encoding response regulator: MTRTEPTEPAGRTAPAPVRLVLCDDHAVVRAGLRALLGSAPGIDVVGEADSGAEAVALAAKLVPDVVLMDLQLGDAMDGVEATRRITAGSGGAVHVLVLTTYDTDADITRAIEAGATGYLLKAERPDELFTAIHSAAAGRTALSAPVAQRVMTRMRSPRPGLTDRERDILGQLARGLTNRDIAKALFLSEATVKTHLGRIYDKLGVDTRAGAVAVAKEERLLP, translated from the coding sequence ATGACCAGGACCGAACCCACCGAACCGGCCGGACGCACAGCACCGGCGCCGGTCCGGCTGGTGCTGTGCGACGACCACGCCGTGGTCCGCGCGGGTCTGCGCGCCCTGCTCGGCAGCGCCCCGGGGATCGACGTGGTGGGCGAGGCGGACAGCGGGGCGGAGGCCGTCGCGCTCGCCGCCAAGCTCGTCCCCGATGTGGTCCTGATGGATCTGCAGCTCGGCGACGCGATGGACGGAGTCGAGGCCACCCGCCGGATCACCGCCGGCTCCGGTGGCGCGGTCCATGTGCTGGTCCTGACCACCTATGACACGGACGCCGACATCACCCGTGCCATCGAGGCGGGCGCCACCGGCTATCTGCTCAAGGCCGAGCGCCCCGACGAGCTGTTCACGGCGATCCACAGCGCCGCCGCCGGACGCACCGCCCTGTCCGCGCCCGTCGCCCAGCGGGTGATGACCCGGATGCGCAGCCCGCGTCCCGGCCTCACCGACCGTGAACGCGACATCCTCGGCCAGCTGGCGCGCGGGCTGACCAACCGGGACATCGCCAAGGCCCTGTTTCTGAGCGAGGCCACGGTCAAGACACACCTGGGGCGCATCTACGACAAGCTCGGCGTCGACACCCGCGCCGGTGCCGTGGCCGTGGCCAAGGAAGAGCGTCTGCTGCCCTGA
- a CDS encoding flavin reductase family protein, whose amino-acid sequence MLKTPAVPPSPAVPPSSGHPEGVSNDEFRAAMSRLAAGVVLVTSHEPALDPEGPGGEDVGMTATAFVSVSLDPPLVLVSLREGSRMDDLLAEQPLWAVSVLSESQRHIAGRFAMKGRISDRLLFADIPHVHGEVSGAPLVGGALATLECRTEQRVPAGDHTLVIGRVLTAGLPSADGGPLMYFRGRYRHLG is encoded by the coding sequence GTGCTGAAGACTCCTGCCGTCCCGCCCTCGCCCGCCGTCCCGCCCTCCTCCGGGCATCCTGAGGGGGTGAGCAACGACGAGTTCCGCGCCGCCATGTCCCGGCTGGCCGCGGGCGTGGTCCTGGTGACCTCGCACGAACCCGCGCTGGACCCGGAGGGACCGGGCGGCGAGGACGTCGGCATGACGGCGACCGCCTTTGTGTCGGTGTCCCTCGACCCGCCTCTGGTCCTGGTCAGCCTGCGCGAGGGCTCCCGGATGGACGACCTGCTCGCCGAGCAGCCGCTGTGGGCCGTCTCGGTCCTCTCGGAGAGCCAGCGGCACATCGCCGGCCGTTTCGCGATGAAGGGCCGCATCAGCGACCGGCTGCTGTTCGCGGACATCCCCCACGTCCACGGCGAGGTCTCCGGCGCCCCGCTCGTCGGCGGCGCCCTGGCGACCCTGGAGTGCCGGACGGAACAGCGCGTACCGGCGGGCGACCACACCCTGGTGATCGGGCGCGTCCTGACGGCCGGGCTGCCGAGCGCGGACGGCGGACCGCTCATGTACTTCCGGGGGCGCTACCGGCACCTGGGCTGA
- the cdgB gene encoding diguanylate cyclase CdgB, whose amino-acid sequence METDSEPYVRLATLRQLHQVMADMNTARSLADTLQTVADGIVTGLGYELAAVNLVRSDGDLVVASLAGDSAAEALISGRVGSRASWERRLIMGQAWGDLRFIPHTEGWVLDDDDVPQWFTDGPEPRFEDEWHPCDRLLAPMYTPGVQGGGELLGVISVDRPRNGRRPGAWGREALQMYAFQAAIAISNARLRANMQRALVRLEREQQALRASEESFRQAFEYAPSGMAIAEMGGDQHGRILRTNDALCRLLGRPASAMRRYSFSDLVHPEDIGTLLRTSAEGGRAELRLGRRDGTFVWVSLRNSVVADAADGPRFLLTHVEDIEERKRRELQLAHRASHDSLTGLPNSAELRSRLSARLCSRPHSVPPNPADSLDAAYEGRGADHPAAFDENGHGFDFHTGAGPYDAFDHHVHTVAPEGDTDDGTKGLAVLFCDLDGFKSINDRFGHNAGDAVLIEVAGRLSRGVRDGDTVARLGGDEFVVLADGLGKADAQDLAVRLRNEIIQPIRVDGRVMRVGASFGIGWAHCGMTADEVLKSADERMYVEKRSRPKQHRRAG is encoded by the coding sequence ATGGAGACCGATTCCGAGCCGTACGTCCGCCTTGCGACCCTGCGGCAGCTGCATCAGGTGATGGCGGACATGAACACCGCCCGCAGCCTGGCCGACACGCTGCAGACCGTCGCCGACGGCATCGTGACCGGCCTCGGCTACGAGCTGGCGGCCGTCAATCTCGTGCGCTCCGACGGTGACCTCGTCGTCGCCTCACTGGCCGGGGACTCCGCCGCCGAGGCGCTGATCTCCGGCCGCGTCGGCTCCCGCGCCTCCTGGGAGCGCCGGCTGATCATGGGCCAGGCCTGGGGTGATCTGCGGTTCATACCGCACACCGAGGGCTGGGTGCTCGACGACGACGATGTGCCGCAGTGGTTCACCGACGGCCCCGAGCCCCGCTTCGAGGACGAGTGGCACCCCTGCGACCGTCTCCTCGCGCCCATGTACACCCCGGGCGTCCAGGGCGGTGGCGAACTCCTCGGGGTGATCTCCGTCGACCGGCCGCGCAACGGACGCAGGCCCGGCGCCTGGGGCCGCGAGGCGCTCCAGATGTACGCCTTCCAGGCCGCCATCGCCATCAGCAACGCCCGGCTGCGGGCCAATATGCAGCGCGCCCTGGTCCGGCTCGAGCGGGAGCAGCAGGCCCTGCGGGCCAGCGAGGAGTCCTTCCGGCAGGCCTTCGAGTACGCCCCCTCCGGCATGGCCATCGCCGAGATGGGTGGCGACCAGCACGGGCGGATCCTGCGGACCAATGACGCGCTGTGCCGGCTGCTGGGCCGGCCCGCCTCCGCGATGCGCCGCTACTCCTTCTCCGACCTCGTCCACCCCGAGGACATCGGCACCCTGCTGCGCACCTCCGCCGAGGGCGGCCGGGCCGAGCTGCGGCTCGGGCGCCGGGACGGCACCTTTGTCTGGGTCAGCCTGCGCAACTCCGTCGTCGCCGACGCCGCCGACGGGCCCCGCTTTCTGCTCACCCATGTCGAGGACATAGAGGAGCGCAAGCGCCGCGAGCTCCAGCTCGCCCACCGGGCCTCCCACGACTCGCTCACCGGACTGCCCAACTCCGCGGAGCTGCGCTCCCGGCTGTCCGCCCGGCTGTGCTCCCGCCCGCACTCGGTGCCGCCGAACCCGGCCGACTCCCTGGACGCCGCCTACGAGGGCCGTGGGGCCGACCACCCGGCGGCCTTCGACGAGAACGGCCACGGCTTCGACTTCCACACCGGTGCGGGACCGTACGACGCCTTCGACCACCATGTGCACACCGTCGCCCCCGAGGGGGACACCGACGACGGCACCAAGGGGCTCGCGGTGCTCTTCTGCGACCTCGACGGCTTCAAGTCGATCAATGACCGGTTCGGCCACAACGCGGGCGACGCCGTGCTCATCGAGGTCGCCGGGCGGCTGAGCCGGGGCGTGCGCGACGGGGACACGGTCGCCCGGCTCGGCGGCGACGAGTTCGTGGTCCTCGCGGACGGCCTCGGCAAGGCCGACGCCCAGGACCTCGCGGTGCGCCTGCGCAACGAGATCATCCAGCCGATCAGGGTCGACGGACGGGTCATGCGCGTGGGCGCGAGCTTCGGCATCGGATGGGCACACTGCGGCATGACGGCGGACGAAGTATTGAAGTCAGCTGACGAGCGGATGTACGTAGAGAAACGTTCTCGTCCCAAACAACATCGCCGTGCGGGATGA
- a CDS encoding carbohydrate-binding protein, whose product MTPGNSGASTPEDDDPFGYLYADGQANGAQPPTGGYGYPGSVNRVRAVGERQYGQQQAPAGYGQVPQQGYGQQPNPNYAAPETAPGGAPQSRQSPPGGGRGRGPNTKGLLIGAIAVVAAVVIGITIAMMNGDSKNDDTAGNQPSAGASASQSADPSPSGGDKAPQELPKSDAQLLSLSPDMSTSKEVPGAQSEGGLYVVGLNQPGAQVTWTLNNIPKSGDYTVFVRYGVPGEDAKTTLTVNGTEVGRKLNMANFAGAEQGDWEHGWTKTYAWINLNEGKNTISLSCQDGDQCNAYLDQFWLKAGKVTS is encoded by the coding sequence ATGACGCCCGGCAACAGCGGCGCGAGCACGCCCGAGGACGACGACCCGTTCGGCTACCTCTACGCCGACGGGCAGGCCAACGGCGCCCAGCCGCCGACCGGTGGCTACGGCTACCCGGGCTCCGTCAACAGAGTGCGTGCGGTCGGTGAGCGCCAGTACGGCCAGCAGCAGGCCCCGGCCGGTTACGGCCAGGTGCCGCAGCAGGGGTACGGCCAGCAGCCCAACCCGAACTACGCGGCGCCCGAGACGGCGCCGGGCGGCGCGCCCCAGTCCCGCCAGTCGCCCCCGGGCGGCGGCCGCGGCCGGGGACCCAACACCAAGGGCCTGCTGATCGGGGCGATCGCGGTGGTGGCCGCGGTGGTGATCGGCATCACCATCGCGATGATGAACGGCGACTCCAAGAACGACGACACCGCGGGCAACCAGCCCTCCGCCGGGGCGTCCGCCTCGCAGAGCGCCGATCCCAGTCCCTCCGGCGGCGACAAGGCCCCCCAGGAGCTGCCGAAGTCGGACGCGCAGCTGCTGAGCCTCTCGCCGGACATGTCGACCTCCAAGGAGGTCCCCGGCGCCCAGTCCGAGGGCGGTCTGTATGTCGTGGGGCTCAACCAGCCCGGCGCCCAGGTCACCTGGACCCTCAACAACATCCCGAAGAGCGGCGACTACACCGTGTTCGTCCGCTACGGCGTCCCCGGCGAGGACGCGAAGACGACGCTCACCGTGAACGGCACCGAGGTCGGCCGCAAGCTCAACATGGCCAACTTCGCAGGAGCCGAACAGGGCGACTGGGAACACGGCTGGACGAAGACCTACGCCTGGATCAATCTCAACGAGGGCAAGAACACCATCTCCCTCTCCTGCCAGGACGGCGATCAGTGCAACGCCTACCTCGACCAGTTCTGGCTGAAGGCGGGCAAGGTCACGAGCTGA
- the arfB gene encoding alternative ribosome rescue aminoacyl-tRNA hydrolase ArfB has translation MSGPYVVRGSVSLPEAELMWRFSRSSGPGGQHVNTTDTQVELRFDLARTEALPPVWKERALERLAARLVDGVLTVRASEHRSQLRNREAAAVRLAALLAEATAPPPRPRKPTRIPRGINERRLREKKRRSDTKRGRTGRDWS, from the coding sequence ATGTCCGGTCCCTATGTCGTCCGCGGCTCCGTCTCGCTTCCCGAGGCCGAGCTCATGTGGCGTTTCTCGCGCTCCTCGGGCCCCGGCGGACAGCATGTCAACACCACGGACACCCAGGTGGAGTTGCGCTTCGACCTCGCGAGGACCGAGGCGCTCCCCCCGGTGTGGAAGGAGCGCGCGCTGGAGCGGCTCGCGGCGCGGCTGGTCGACGGGGTCCTGACCGTGCGCGCCTCCGAGCACCGTTCGCAGCTGCGTAACCGCGAGGCCGCCGCGGTCCGCCTGGCCGCCCTGCTCGCCGAGGCGACGGCGCCCCCGCCCAGGCCCCGGAAGCCGACCAGGATCCCCCGTGGCATCAACGAACGGCGGCTGCGCGAGAAGAAGCGGCGCTCGGATACCAAGCGGGGCCGGACGGGGCGGGACTGGTCCTAG